The following coding sequences lie in one Homalodisca vitripennis isolate AUS2020 chromosome X, UT_GWSS_2.1, whole genome shotgun sequence genomic window:
- the LOC124368925 gene encoding uncharacterized protein LOC124368925 codes for MATSNFPEWLTGDFLKSCLESDKENFRGITIKNYQLEPAVAPGNNYGSYIIRANVRYKVSDDSTESSVSLILKAPLSKNSIIAEVFDDSRDEQYKNEAKYYSEFISQSYKLSKHDLVPKLYKSPNPLCVVLEDLNASGFEMIDRRKLLDFDHCKLFAEASSKLHALSIAIYKTNPDLIESFGTNKPILGEIQKVMMPNSLICMAAYLEDKPEYKKQFDIIKEASENDVFWTIFKEMLDVSTSKPIKALTQADPWCTNMMFKYNSSGRPVQIKIIDFQSAKLKSPLVEFVTFLSTSANLEVRQNRLNDLYKIYCDSLNGNLTALGCPERLSMEELEAEITFLSPIVLFHMCGLPMTLADTMLNVKEYVTVKFSLDTVKDSLFYKEVYTGTYFDINFPQIFSAYKDHGVYDYMSERIREMKSRK; via the coding sequence ATGGCAACATCGAATTTTCCTGAGTGGTTGACTGGTGATTTTCTCAAGTCCTGCCTTGAGTCTGACAAGGAGAACTTTAGGGgaataactataaaaaactatCAACTCGAGCCCGCCGTCGCTCCTGGCAACAATTACGGCAGTTATATAATTAGAGCTAACGTACGGTACAAGGTATCCGACGATTCTACTGAAAGCTCTGTTTCGTTAATATTAAAAGCACCCCTGTCCAAGAATTCGATCATAGCTGAAGTGTTCGATGATTCCCGCGACGAACAGTATAAGAATGAGGCGAAGTATTACAGTGAGTTTATCTCTCAATCGTACAAACTGAGCAAACACGATTTAGTGCCCAAACTTTATAAATCCCCAAACCCACTATGTGTGGTATTGGAGGACCTGAACGCGTCAGGGTTTGAGATGATTGATCGGCGCAAACTGCTCGACTTCGACCACTGCAAACTTTTCGCAGAGGCTTCCTCCAAGCTCCACGCGCTTTCgattgctatttataaaactaatccAGATTTGATCGAAAGTTTTGGAACAAATAAGCCAATACTAGGTGAGATACAGAAAGTGATGATGCCTAACAGTCTCATCTGCATGGCAGCTTATTTGGAAGACAAACCAGAGTACAAAAAGCAGTTTGACATTATCAAAGAAGCCAGTGAGAATGATGTATTTTGGactatttttaaagaaatgttggATGTTTCCACTTCAAAACCGATTAAAGCACTGACACAAGCCGATCCTTGGTGCACAAACATGATGTTTAAATACAACAGTTCAGGTAGACCTGTACagataaaaattatagatttccagAGCGCAAAGCTGAAGTCTCCACTCGTTGAATTCGTTACCTTCTTATCAACGTCAGCCAATCTGGAAGTCCGTCAAAATAGATTGAATGATCTATACAAAATCTATTGTGATTCACTCAATGGAAATCTCACAGCATTGGGTTGTCCTGAACGATTGTCCATGGAAGAGTTAGAAGCAGAAATAACTTTCCTGAGCCCGATTGTTTTATTCCACATGTGCGGTTTGCCCATGACTTTGGCTGATACCATGCTGAACGTAAAAGAATACGTAACTGTAAAATTTTCGCTTGACACTGTTAAAGACAGTTTGTTCTACAAAGAAGTTTACACGGGCAcgtattttgatattaattttccACAGATTTTTAGTGCTTATAAAGATCATGGTGTTTATGATTATATGTCGGAAAGAATTAGGGAGATGAAATCTAGAAAGTAA